The following coding sequences lie in one Manis pentadactyla isolate mManPen7 chromosome Y, mManPen7.hap1, whole genome shotgun sequence genomic window:
- the LOC130682099 gene encoding deleted in azoospermia-like has translation MNSTISKEASTQFSSSTTSQGYVLPEGKIMPNTIFVGGIDVRMDETKIRSFFARYGSIKEVKIITDRTGVPKGYGFVSFYNDVDVQKIVESQKSFHGKKLKLGPAIRKQNFCSYHVHPRPLVFNTPPPPHFQCLWSSHNPVGYMQPPTMMHPITLYVQAYPYPSSPVQVITGYQLPVYNYQMPPQWSDGEHNSYVIPPLTYTAVNYYHCNEVDPGAEILTSECSIREATASSGNGPQKKSVDRSIQTVVSCLCNP, from the exons ATGAACTCAACCATCTCCAAAGAGGCCAGCACCCAGTTCTCATCATCTACAACCAGCCAAGGCTATGTTTTACCAGAAGGCAAAATCATGCCAAACACCATTTTTGTTGGTGGAATCGATGTTAGG ATGGATGAAACCAAAATTAGAAGTTTCTTTGCTAGATATGGTTCAATAAAAGAAGTGAAGATAATCACGGATCGAACTGGTGTACCCAAAGG CTATGGATTTGTTTCGTTTTATAATGACGTGGATGTCCAGAAGATAGTAGAA tcacAGAAAAGTTTccatggtaaaaagctgaaactGGGCCCTGCAATCAGGAAACAAAATTTCT GTTCTTATCATGTGCATCCACGTCCTTTGGTTTTTaatacaccaccaccaccacactttCAGTGTCTCTGGAGCAGTCACAACCCTGTAGGTTACATGCAGCCTCCAACCATGATGCATCCTATAACTCTGTATGTGCAG gcaTATCCTTATCCAAGTTCACCAGTTCAGGTCATCactggttatcagctgcctgtaTATAATTATCAG atgccacCACAGTGGTCTGATGGGGAACACAATAGTTATGTTATTCCTCCTCTG ACTTATACAGCTGTTAACTACTACCACTGTAATGAAGTTGACCCAGGAGCTGAAATTTTGACAAGTGAATGCTCCATTCGTGAAGCAACTGCATCCTCTGGAAATGGCCCACAAAAG AAATCTGTGGACCGAAGCATACAGACGGTGGTATCTTGTCTATGTAATCCATAG